From the genome of Streptomyces sp. V1I1, one region includes:
- a CDS encoding ABC-F family ATP-binding cassette domain-containing protein: MGHLEAAHLEYYLPDGRVLLGDASFRVGEGAVVALVGANGAGKTTLLRLMAGELQPHGGTVSVSGGLGVMRQFVGSVRDERTVRDLLVSVAQPRIREASRAVDAAEHLIMTVDDEAAQMKYAQALSDWAEARGYEAETVWDMCTMAALGVSYEKAQWRLVRTLSGGEQKRLVLEALLRGPDEVLLLDEPDNYLDVPGKRWLEERLRETRKTVLFVSHDRELLSRAAERIVSVEPSPAGSDVWVHGGGFGTYHEARKERFARFEELKRRWDEEHARLKALVLRLRQQAAISPDMASRYRAMQTRFKKFEEAGPPPEPPREQEIRMRLRGGRTGVRALTCAGLELTGLMKPFDLEVFYGERVAVLGSNGSGKSHFLRLLAGDAVSHTGEWKLGARVVPGHFAQTHAHPELLGRTLVDILWTEHAKDRGGAMSVLRRYELERQGDQPFEKLSGGQQARFQILLLELEGTTALLLDEPTDNLDLESAQALQEGLEAYDGTVLAVTHDRWFARAFDRYLVFGSDGVVRETGEPVWDERRVDRVR, translated from the coding sequence ATGGGACATCTCGAGGCGGCGCATCTGGAGTACTACCTACCGGACGGACGGGTGCTTCTCGGCGACGCCTCGTTCCGGGTGGGGGAGGGCGCGGTGGTCGCCCTGGTCGGGGCGAACGGTGCGGGCAAGACGACGCTGCTGCGGCTGATGGCGGGGGAGCTGCAGCCGCACGGCGGCACGGTGTCGGTCAGCGGCGGGCTCGGCGTGATGCGGCAGTTCGTCGGCTCGGTACGGGACGAGCGGACCGTACGGGACCTGCTGGTGTCGGTGGCGCAGCCGCGGATCCGCGAGGCGTCGCGGGCGGTGGACGCCGCGGAGCACCTGATCATGACGGTGGACGACGAGGCCGCGCAGATGAAGTACGCGCAGGCGCTGAGCGACTGGGCGGAGGCGCGGGGGTACGAGGCCGAGACCGTCTGGGACATGTGCACGATGGCCGCGCTGGGCGTTTCGTACGAGAAGGCGCAGTGGCGGCTCGTACGGACTCTGAGTGGCGGTGAGCAGAAGCGACTGGTGCTCGAGGCGCTGCTGCGGGGGCCGGACGAAGTGCTGCTGCTGGACGAGCCGGACAACTATCTGGACGTGCCGGGCAAGCGGTGGCTGGAGGAGCGGCTGAGGGAGACCCGTAAGACGGTCCTCTTCGTCTCCCACGACCGGGAGCTGCTGTCGCGGGCGGCGGAGCGGATCGTGAGCGTGGAGCCGAGTCCTGCGGGGTCGGACGTGTGGGTGCACGGCGGCGGCTTCGGTACGTACCACGAGGCGCGCAAGGAGCGCTTCGCGCGCTTCGAGGAGCTGAAGCGGCGCTGGGACGAGGAGCATGCGCGGCTGAAGGCGCTGGTGCTGCGGCTGCGGCAGCAGGCGGCGATCAGCCCGGACATGGCGTCGCGGTACCGGGCGATGCAGACGCGCTTCAAGAAGTTCGAGGAGGCGGGGCCGCCGCCGGAGCCGCCGCGCGAGCAGGAGATCCGGATGCGGCTGCGGGGCGGCCGTACCGGGGTGCGGGCGCTGACGTGTGCCGGTCTCGAGCTGACCGGCCTGATGAAACCGTTCGACCTGGAGGTCTTCTACGGGGAGCGGGTCGCCGTGCTCGGCTCGAACGGGTCCGGGAAGTCGCACTTCCTGCGGCTGCTGGCGGGGGATGCGGTCTCCCACACCGGGGAGTGGAAGCTGGGGGCGCGGGTGGTGCCCGGGCACTTCGCGCAGACGCATGCGCATCCGGAGCTGCTGGGGCGGACGCTGGTCGACATCCTGTGGACGGAGCATGCGAAGGACCGGGGCGGCGCGATGAGCGTGCTGCGCCGGTACGAGCTGGAGCGCCAGGGCGACCAGCCCTTCGAGAAGCTGTCGGGCGGGCAGCAGGCGCGGTTCCAGATCCTGCTGCTGGAGCTGGAGGGGACGACGGCCCTGCTGCTGGACGAGCCGACGGACAACCTGGACCTGGAGTCGGCTCAGGCCCTGCAGGAGGGGCTCGAGGCGTACGACGGGACGGTGCTGGCGGTGACGCACGACCGGTGGTTCGCGCGGGCGTTCGACCGGTATCTGGTGTTCGGGTCGGACGGGGTGGTGCGGGAGACGGGGGAGCCGGTGTGGGACGAACGGAGGGTGGATCGGGTGCGGTGA
- the rplM gene encoding 50S ribosomal protein L13 translates to MRTYSPKPGDVTRQWHIIDAQDIVLGRLATTAANLLRGKHKPIYAPHMDMGDFVIIINAEKVHLSGNKKTQKMAYRHSGYPGGLRSVRYDELLAKSPEKAVEKAIKGMIPKNTLGRQMLSKLKIYAGAEHPHAAQQPVPFEITQVAQ, encoded by the coding sequence GTGCGTACGTACAGCCCCAAGCCCGGCGATGTCACGCGCCAGTGGCACATCATCGACGCGCAGGACATTGTCCTGGGCCGTCTGGCGACTACGGCAGCGAACCTCCTCCGGGGCAAGCACAAGCCGATTTACGCCCCCCACATGGACATGGGCGACTTCGTCATCATCATCAACGCCGAGAAGGTTCACCTCTCCGGCAACAAGAAGACCCAGAAGATGGCGTACCGCCACTCCGGGTACCCGGGTGGTCTGCGCTCCGTCCGCTACGACGAGCTGCTTGCCAAGAGCCCGGAGAAGGCTGTGGAGAAGGCCATCAAGGGCATGATCCCCAAGAACACCCTGGGTCGTCAGATGCTCTCGAAGCTGAAGATCTACGCGGGCGCCGAGCACCCGCACGCTGCTCAGCAGCCGGTCCCGTTCGAGATCACCCAGGTCGCGCAGTAG
- a CDS encoding serine/threonine-protein kinase, giving the protein MAVTVAAVDGWGGTRGAGVQGDGIADAVEVGRGRFGPFTVLAELASGGMGRIYLARSPGGRTVAVKTLLTDSEDDRRRFAREVVLAQRVRGVYTASVVEADAGAAVPWMATEYIPAPSLRDLVDGCGTLGASALHWVAAGMAEALVSIHAAGLVHRDVKPSNVLLPVEGPRVIDFGISQAGDVTRTQVALGTVAYAAPEQARGEPTTAASDVFSLGATLFYLATGRAPYRDGGAGSAMEQLVRAATGDLDVSGLPPELDALILPCLSVDPADRPAPAEILAYCGSRLSERPDARSGEDWLNPAWTEAIERHRERRTRAVEDARRRVQPDAVTDAVPAPRPTSRMATAGPPGPARGGRLWLAAGAAVLAVGLAVVLVVRPWEGGGTAATNAPDKPVRILEVASESAGTCPTGAPDGRSFTSDDRQTCVVVSTAPGMTVNRFKEVSAFENKERGMSGWAVKVTFEDADKGKFAELTGQVAGRPRPEDQLAFVQGDNRLLASPAIIERLPGGNAIIAVRLGANEAEFLAKALGAP; this is encoded by the coding sequence ATGGCCGTTACAGTGGCGGCCGTTGACGGGTGGGGCGGGACCCGGGGGGCGGGCGTGCAGGGTGACGGGATCGCGGATGCGGTCGAAGTGGGTCGCGGCAGATTCGGGCCGTTCACGGTGCTGGCCGAGCTGGCCAGTGGTGGCATGGGGCGGATCTATCTCGCCCGATCGCCCGGCGGCCGTACGGTCGCCGTGAAGACGCTCCTCACCGACAGCGAGGACGACCGGCGGCGGTTCGCCCGCGAGGTGGTGCTGGCGCAGCGGGTCCGGGGCGTCTACACCGCGAGCGTCGTCGAGGCCGACGCGGGCGCGGCGGTGCCGTGGATGGCCACCGAGTACATCCCCGCGCCCTCGCTGCGGGACCTCGTCGACGGCTGCGGGACTCTCGGCGCGAGTGCGCTCCACTGGGTGGCGGCCGGAATGGCCGAGGCCCTGGTCTCCATCCACGCGGCCGGCCTGGTGCACCGGGATGTGAAGCCGTCGAACGTACTGCTCCCGGTCGAAGGCCCGCGGGTGATCGACTTCGGCATCTCGCAGGCCGGTGATGTGACCCGTACGCAGGTGGCACTGGGAACGGTCGCCTACGCCGCGCCCGAGCAGGCGCGGGGCGAGCCGACCACCGCGGCCTCGGACGTGTTCTCGCTCGGGGCGACCCTCTTCTATCTGGCGACGGGCCGGGCGCCGTACCGCGACGGCGGCGCGGGCTCCGCGATGGAGCAGCTGGTGCGGGCGGCGACTGGCGATCTCGACGTCTCCGGGCTGCCCCCGGAGCTCGACGCGCTGATCCTGCCGTGCCTGTCCGTGGACCCGGCCGACCGCCCCGCCCCGGCCGAGATCCTGGCGTACTGCGGGTCCCGGCTCAGCGAGCGGCCGGACGCCCGTAGCGGCGAGGACTGGCTGAATCCGGCGTGGACCGAGGCCATCGAGCGGCACCGGGAGCGGCGGACCCGCGCGGTGGAGGACGCCCGGCGGCGGGTGCAGCCGGACGCGGTGACGGACGCGGTACCGGCGCCTCGGCCGACCTCGCGGATGGCCACGGCGGGGCCGCCGGGTCCGGCCCGGGGCGGCCGGCTCTGGTTGGCTGCCGGGGCGGCGGTGCTCGCCGTAGGGCTCGCGGTGGTCCTTGTGGTACGTCCGTGGGAGGGCGGCGGGACCGCAGCCACGAATGCCCCGGACAAACCCGTGCGCATCCTGGAGGTGGCGAGCGAGTCCGCCGGGACGTGCCCGACCGGTGCGCCTGACGGCCGGTCCTTCACCTCGGACGACCGCCAGACCTGCGTCGTCGTGTCGACGGCGCCCGGGATGACCGTCAACAGATTCAAGGAGGTTTCCGCCTTCGAGAACAAGGAGCGGGGGATGAGCGGCTGGGCCGTCAAGGTCACCTTCGAGGATGCCGACAAGGGGAAGTTCGCCGAGCTGACCGGGCAGGTCGCGGGCCGGCCCAGGCCGGAGGACCAGCTCGCGTTCGTCCAGGGCGACAATCGGCTGCTGGCAAGCCCGGCGATCATTGAGCGGCTGCCCGGCGGGAACGCGATCATCGCCGTGCGGCTCGGGGCCAACGAGGCCGAGTTTCTGGCCAAGGCGCTGGGCGCGCCCTGA
- the glmM gene encoding phosphoglucosamine mutase: MGRLFGTDGVRGVANADLTAELALGLSVAAAHVLAEAGTFEGHRPTAVVGRDPRASGEFLEAAVVAGLASAGVDVLRVGVLPTPAVAYLTGALGADLGVMLSASHNAMPDNGIKFFARGGHKLADKLEDRIETVYEQHRTGEPWERPTGAGVGRVTDYDEGLDKYVAHLISVLPNRLDGLKVVLDEAHGAAFRVSPEAFARAGAEVVTIGADPDGLNINDGCGSTHLGLLKAAVVEHGADLGIAHDGDADRCLAVDGAGEEVDGDQILAVLALAMREAGALRKDTVVATVMSNLGFKLAMEREGVKLVQTAVGDRYVLESMKAEGYALGGEQSGHVIVLDHATTGDGTLTGLMLAARVAATGRSLADLAGVMDRLPQVLINVPDVDKSRVNTSAELAGAVSEAERELGATGRVLLRPSGTEPLVRVMVEAADIEQARSVAGRLADAVKSALG, from the coding sequence GTGGGACGACTCTTCGGCACGGACGGCGTGCGCGGTGTCGCCAATGCGGATCTGACGGCGGAGCTCGCGCTCGGCCTGTCGGTCGCTGCGGCGCATGTGCTCGCCGAGGCGGGGACCTTTGAGGGACATCGGCCGACCGCCGTGGTCGGCCGTGATCCGCGTGCGTCGGGAGAGTTTCTGGAGGCCGCCGTCGTGGCGGGTCTCGCAAGCGCGGGCGTGGACGTCCTCCGCGTCGGTGTGCTGCCCACCCCCGCGGTGGCGTACCTCACCGGTGCGCTGGGCGCCGACCTCGGCGTGATGCTCTCCGCGAGCCACAACGCCATGCCGGACAACGGCATCAAGTTCTTCGCGCGCGGCGGGCACAAGCTCGCCGACAAGCTCGAGGACCGTATCGAGACGGTGTACGAGCAGCACCGGACCGGTGAGCCGTGGGAGCGGCCGACCGGCGCCGGCGTCGGACGCGTGACGGACTACGACGAGGGCCTCGACAAGTACGTCGCCCACCTCATCTCCGTACTGCCGAACCGGCTGGACGGGCTGAAGGTCGTCCTCGACGAGGCGCACGGCGCGGCCTTCCGCGTCTCGCCCGAGGCCTTCGCGCGGGCCGGGGCCGAGGTCGTCACCATTGGCGCCGACCCGGACGGGCTCAACATCAACGACGGCTGCGGGTCCACCCACTTGGGTCTGCTGAAGGCCGCAGTCGTCGAGCACGGCGCGGACTTGGGTATCGCGCACGACGGCGACGCGGACCGCTGCCTGGCCGTCGACGGCGCGGGCGAGGAAGTCGACGGGGACCAGATCCTGGCTGTGCTCGCCCTCGCGATGCGCGAGGCCGGGGCGCTGCGCAAGGACACCGTCGTCGCCACCGTCATGTCCAACCTCGGCTTCAAGCTGGCGATGGAGCGCGAGGGCGTAAAGCTGGTGCAGACCGCGGTCGGCGACCGGTACGTCCTTGAGTCGATGAAGGCCGAGGGGTACGCGCTGGGCGGCGAGCAGTCCGGGCATGTCATCGTGCTCGACCACGCGACGACCGGCGACGGCACACTCACCGGCCTGATGCTGGCGGCGCGCGTCGCCGCTACCGGCCGCTCGCTGGCCGACCTGGCGGGAGTCATGGACCGGCTGCCGCAGGTGCTCATCAATGTGCCGGACGTGGACAAGTCGCGGGTGAACACGTCCGCGGAGCTGGCGGGGGCCGTCTCCGAGGCGGAGCGCGAACTGGGCGCCACCGGCCGCGTACTGCTGCGCCCGTCGGGTACGGAGCCGCTCGTACGGGTAATGGTGGAGGCCGCCGACATCGAGCAGGCCCGCTCGGTCGCCGGGCGGCTGGCCGATGCGGTGAAGTCCGCGCTCGGCTGA
- the rpsI gene encoding 30S ribosomal protein S9 has protein sequence MAETTAETTADDVAGTEAEETFAEVTTFESEVPVEGEYTSESLASRFGDPQPAAGLGRRKNAIARVRIVPGTGKWKINGRTLEDYFPNKVHQQEVNEPFKVLELDNRYDVIARISGGGVSGQAGALRLGVARALNEADVDNNRAPLKKAGFLSRDDRAVERKKAGLKKARKAPQYSKR, from the coding sequence GTGGCCGAGACCACTGCAGAGACGACCGCCGACGACGTGGCGGGCACCGAGGCTGAAGAGACCTTCGCCGAGGTGACCACCTTCGAGTCGGAGGTTCCCGTCGAGGGCGAGTACACCAGCGAGTCGCTGGCGTCCCGCTTCGGCGACCCCCAGCCCGCTGCCGGCCTGGGCCGTCGCAAGAACGCCATCGCCCGCGTCCGGATCGTTCCGGGCACTGGCAAGTGGAAGATCAACGGTCGCACCCTTGAGGACTACTTCCCCAACAAGGTGCACCAGCAGGAAGTCAACGAGCCCTTCAAGGTGCTCGAGCTCGACAACCGCTACGACGTCATCGCCCGTATCTCGGGTGGCGGCGTCTCCGGCCAGGCCGGCGCCCTGCGCCTCGGCGTGGCCCGCGCCCTGAACGAGGCGGACGTGGACAACAACCGCGCCCCGCTGAAGAAGGCCGGCTTCCTCTCCCGCGACGACCGTGCGGTCGAGCGCAAGAAGGCCGGTCTCAAGAAGGCCCGCAAGGCCCCGCAGTACAGCAAGCGCTAA